A stretch of Planctomicrobium piriforme DNA encodes these proteins:
- a CDS encoding DUF11 domain-containing protein, protein MQNLFLKIVVLTGVIGGSCAVVWQAHKGIQSAVNHLDAGSFVALDSADSKPEANPAGADAPAQSELEPTLAMPEPEPTLAAPSQGEDSPLASAKLAKSEPVPTPVPASAPAELPAFFADEPPARKQPEEPRSSARSMPGADFAALAMPQQTEPAEPAPKEEVAANEPAPAQNPMGDPFAAFPTAMPSQPAEERSLPALPQPEPLAATMSEPTPAQAQEEPVPTLPNRFGPNVAEAALPELPAELPSAPPTQRAAPPAMPGLTRLPPSNPSPVLLPAESVETAGRREMSEFPGAVITANAVEESQSVEPVGATENAAAPKPFLAVGNPEPLPTLAPKSAAPPSSFPGLPTSASEPTPTPAQLPALPTQRAAAVDPWSTEIPQPTKTPQQNLATAEAFGLKSPGAPAEMPPLPPTASAPGPLPTVAAEVLPEIVPRNQTRSQGVTTADAELPADFPRRAAPATMPAQEEVLPTLSLTSGTQAETALPSAAPSPAPAAPMNPFPAADIPPMPPTGTAPAANMTTSPQSPPTNNALIGTAEPEANAPSGPQSPELKIEKIAPPEAVIGEPVVYSIIIRNVGGSAARDVVVEDRIPKGAQLEGTIPQAYLNEGKLSWQLGTIPSGEERKIQLKVIPLESGQIGSVATVSFAAAVSASIKVTAPQLAISMNGPEEAVLGEHVTYQFKLQNRGQGTAKAVFLRTILPPGLKHPGGNDLEYEAGSLAPGAEKIIDLTVTPEHAGTFTPVAQISNDSKTHAETRADLHIIKSRLELSRTGPENRFVGRPAPCVTRITNNSTRMLNNLTIQEKVAPGVELANVPRGGRWDPRTRLITWTLPQLNPGESREMNSLYVASAGGDHVGSLIAVDDAGNRAEIKTVLSVKGFADLTADITAAQRTVLVGERVTLRLTLKNEGTAAAKDVRAKFTFPAGFEFAAAHGPTEYAIQGQTIQFEPLPEIAMAGQQVYEIALIASAAGSAKVTMQLESAEYSEPLVRDQPIRVVSTGQ, encoded by the coding sequence ATGCAGAACCTGTTCTTGAAAATCGTGGTTCTGACAGGCGTGATTGGCGGCAGTTGCGCCGTCGTCTGGCAAGCTCACAAAGGCATCCAGTCGGCAGTGAACCATCTGGACGCCGGGAGTTTCGTCGCTTTAGACAGCGCAGATTCCAAACCTGAGGCGAATCCAGCCGGCGCCGACGCCCCAGCCCAGTCCGAGCTGGAACCGACGCTCGCCATGCCCGAGCCTGAGCCGACTCTCGCTGCGCCCAGCCAGGGAGAAGATTCCCCTTTAGCCAGCGCGAAATTGGCGAAATCGGAACCCGTTCCCACTCCGGTTCCGGCCAGCGCGCCGGCCGAACTCCCCGCATTCTTTGCCGACGAACCCCCGGCTCGTAAACAGCCCGAAGAACCGCGTTCTTCCGCCCGCTCCATGCCCGGTGCCGATTTCGCCGCCCTGGCGATGCCGCAACAGACCGAACCCGCCGAACCGGCCCCGAAAGAGGAAGTCGCCGCGAACGAGCCGGCCCCCGCTCAAAATCCGATGGGCGACCCGTTTGCCGCTTTTCCGACGGCCATGCCCTCGCAGCCGGCTGAAGAACGCTCCCTGCCAGCCTTGCCGCAGCCCGAACCGCTCGCCGCAACCATGTCCGAGCCGACTCCCGCGCAGGCACAGGAAGAACCGGTCCCCACTCTCCCCAACCGCTTCGGGCCGAATGTGGCCGAAGCCGCGCTCCCGGAACTGCCTGCGGAACTCCCATCTGCGCCGCCGACTCAACGGGCCGCTCCGCCGGCCATGCCCGGCCTGACCCGATTGCCGCCGTCTAACCCCAGCCCGGTGCTGCTCCCCGCCGAGTCCGTCGAAACCGCGGGTCGTCGAGAAATGTCGGAATTCCCCGGCGCGGTGATTACGGCCAATGCGGTAGAAGAAAGCCAGTCTGTCGAACCTGTCGGCGCGACAGAAAACGCTGCTGCTCCGAAACCATTCCTGGCAGTCGGTAATCCCGAACCCTTGCCGACTCTGGCGCCGAAATCCGCCGCTCCCCCCTCAAGCTTCCCCGGACTGCCGACGTCAGCTTCCGAACCGACGCCAACTCCCGCTCAGTTGCCGGCGCTCCCCACTCAGAGAGCCGCAGCGGTTGACCCCTGGTCCACCGAGATCCCACAGCCAACAAAGACTCCACAGCAGAACCTGGCCACTGCCGAAGCGTTCGGCCTGAAATCACCCGGCGCTCCGGCTGAAATGCCGCCGTTGCCGCCGACGGCCTCTGCTCCTGGACCGCTCCCGACCGTCGCCGCGGAAGTTCTTCCGGAGATCGTTCCCCGCAATCAAACCCGGTCACAGGGCGTGACCACTGCCGATGCCGAGCTACCTGCCGATTTCCCAAGACGCGCCGCACCAGCCACGATGCCAGCGCAGGAAGAAGTTCTGCCGACCCTGAGCCTGACATCCGGCACTCAGGCGGAAACAGCTCTCCCTTCCGCAGCCCCGTCGCCGGCTCCCGCAGCGCCGATGAATCCATTCCCCGCGGCCGATATTCCCCCCATGCCCCCGACAGGCACCGCGCCTGCCGCCAACATGACGACGTCACCGCAATCGCCTCCGACGAACAACGCCCTCATTGGCACCGCCGAGCCAGAAGCCAACGCTCCCAGCGGTCCGCAGTCGCCCGAACTCAAGATTGAAAAGATCGCACCGCCAGAAGCGGTTATCGGCGAACCGGTGGTTTACTCGATCATTATCCGCAACGTCGGCGGCAGTGCGGCCCGGGACGTCGTGGTCGAAGACCGCATTCCCAAGGGCGCCCAGCTTGAGGGCACCATCCCCCAGGCCTACCTGAACGAAGGCAAGCTCAGTTGGCAGCTCGGAACGATTCCGTCCGGTGAAGAACGCAAGATTCAATTGAAAGTCATCCCGCTCGAATCCGGTCAGATCGGCAGCGTCGCCACCGTCTCGTTTGCCGCCGCGGTTTCCGCCAGCATCAAAGTCACCGCGCCGCAACTCGCCATCAGCATGAATGGTCCTGAGGAAGCAGTGCTTGGCGAACATGTCACCTACCAGTTCAAACTGCAGAACCGAGGGCAGGGGACTGCCAAGGCCGTCTTCCTGCGAACGATCCTCCCCCCCGGCCTGAAGCATCCAGGCGGCAACGACCTCGAATATGAAGCTGGTTCCCTCGCCCCGGGCGCGGAAAAGATCATTGACCTCACCGTGACTCCTGAACACGCCGGCACCTTCACGCCAGTCGCGCAGATTTCCAATGACTCCAAGACACACGCCGAAACTCGCGCTGACCTGCACATCATCAAGTCCCGACTCGAACTGAGCCGTACTGGACCAGAGAACCGCTTTGTCGGTCGGCCGGCCCCCTGCGTCACTCGCATTACCAACAACTCAACCAGGATGCTCAACAACCTGACGATTCAGGAAAAGGTCGCACCCGGCGTCGAACTGGCGAACGTCCCCCGCGGCGGCCGCTGGGATCCCCGGACTCGACTCATCACCTGGACGCTCCCTCAACTGAACCCCGGCGAATCGCGTGAAATGAACTCGCTCTACGTCGCTTCGGCCGGGGGCGACCATGTTGGTTCGCTGATCGCAGTCGACGATGCCGGCAATCGGGCAGAAATCAAAACCGTTCTCAGCGTGAAGGGCTTCGCCGACCTCACCGCCGACATCACCGCTGCCCAGCGAACCGTTCTCGTCGGCGAACGGGTGACGCTGCGGCTGACTCTCAAGAATGAAGGCACCGCTGCCGCGAAAGACGTCCGCGCGAAGTTCACCTTCCCCGCCGGCTTTGAATTCGCTGCCGCTCATGGGCCGACCGAATACGCCATTCAGGGACAAACCATTCAGTTCGAGCCCCTCCCCGAAATCGCGATGGCCGGCCAGCAAGTCTACGAGATCGCTCTGATCGCTTCGGCAGCAGGTTCTGCCAAGGTGACGATGCAACTCGAAAGCGCCGAGTACTCCGAACCCCTCGTTCGCGACCAACCCATCCGCGTCGTCTCCACCGGGCAGTAG
- a CDS encoding VOC family protein: protein MPAPRLNLIVVRTLHPERLVGFYELLEITFQRERHGQGPIHWSAVLPGIVFEIYPAAAADQVDATTRLGFEVPLTPTLIDRLQASGVTFKQLPKDSLWGRRAIILDPDGRSVELLEVRADVTDATQTSEARLAAMIASVYKRPAMYVGGRTESQALECVLRYVHYEWAEAANRHDHLNLAHEELRERLNLNAMDFLSLHKSEYPSATPEEHFDFVLQCWKQISQRLGIDLDADLSRQQL from the coding sequence ATGCCTGCACCGCGACTCAATCTGATTGTGGTTCGAACACTGCATCCTGAGCGATTGGTGGGCTTCTATGAGCTGCTGGAAATCACGTTTCAGCGGGAACGGCATGGGCAAGGCCCCATCCACTGGTCCGCAGTGCTCCCCGGCATCGTCTTCGAGATCTACCCTGCGGCTGCCGCTGATCAGGTGGATGCCACGACGCGGCTGGGATTCGAAGTCCCGCTGACCCCCACGCTCATCGACCGCCTGCAAGCAAGCGGCGTCACGTTCAAGCAGTTGCCCAAAGACTCTCTCTGGGGCCGCCGCGCCATCATTCTCGACCCCGATGGCCGAAGCGTGGAATTGCTGGAAGTCCGTGCTGACGTGACGGACGCGACGCAGACATCGGAAGCCCGACTCGCTGCCATGATCGCCAGCGTCTACAAACGTCCTGCCATGTACGTAGGCGGCCGTACCGAGTCCCAAGCATTGGAATGTGTGTTGCGATATGTGCATTACGAATGGGCAGAAGCCGCGAATCGTCACGATCATCTAAACCTCGCTCATGAAGAACTTCGTGAGCGGCTGAATCTCAACGCGATGGATTTTTTGAGTTTGCACAAATCCGAATACCCGAGTGCCACGCCCGAAGAGCATTTCGACTTTGTCCTCCAGTGCTGGAAACAGATCTCGCAGCGACTAGGCATCGACCTGGATGCGGACCTGTCGCGGCAGCAGCTTTAA
- a CDS encoding flagellar motor protein MotB: MAGKGGGAWKVAYADFVTAMMAFFLVMWLVSQDQKVKESIAHYFQGPVGIQLLGDSARQKQSGGMFYSEVMGPVPGHTDIAAGRSIGTSPEPPEHNSDTMAVAEWLLENKGASNYWKQEAQRLYDQAKQAHPDRRDQTYFDKIVRPQLVAQMHRELSQPVLDKLTGIHRDLLLNSLSNVDWNAIADECLLQTHNQ, translated from the coding sequence ATGGCCGGTAAAGGAGGAGGCGCCTGGAAAGTGGCTTACGCCGACTTCGTGACGGCCATGATGGCGTTCTTTCTCGTGATGTGGCTGGTCTCGCAAGACCAGAAGGTCAAAGAGTCGATCGCCCACTACTTTCAGGGGCCGGTGGGGATTCAGCTTCTCGGCGACTCAGCCCGGCAGAAGCAGTCAGGCGGGATGTTCTATTCGGAAGTGATGGGGCCGGTGCCAGGCCATACCGATATCGCTGCCGGCAGAAGCATCGGCACATCGCCAGAGCCGCCGGAGCATAACAGCGACACCATGGCGGTCGCGGAATGGCTGCTGGAGAACAAGGGGGCTTCCAACTATTGGAAGCAGGAAGCGCAGCGGCTGTACGATCAGGCCAAACAGGCCCATCCCGACCGCCGCGATCAGACCTACTTCGACAAGATCGTCCGCCCGCAACTGGTCGCCCAGATGCACCGCGAACTGTCACAGCCGGTGCTGGACAAACTCACGGGTATTCACCGCGACCTGCTGCTCAATTCGCTGAGCAATGTCGATTGGAACGCGATCGCGGATGAGTGTCTGCTGCAGACACACAATCAGTAG
- a CDS encoding motility-associated protein, translated as MFVCIGIAVVLGATLTGFSMAGGHVHSLIHPSEIVTIGGAALGALIASSPTKVLKDIMHGLIALLKGGNSDKKTYTEVFQVLYHFFRIGRRDGLLAWESLLSESSDTVFGKYPRVAKDHHLVEFISGALTAASEGIEANQLQEMLETEIRVMDEEHHAVTGALSRTADALPGFGIVAAVLGIVITMQAIDGPVEEIGHKVGAALVGTFLGILMSYGVLGPVVGRMESMGAEETTLRQTIAASIVGFVDGGTPKVVLDKARRGIPTGARPTVHEMEELYKEVEK; from the coding sequence GTGTTTGTCTGCATTGGAATTGCCGTCGTCCTCGGGGCCACGCTGACCGGGTTCAGCATGGCCGGCGGACACGTGCATTCGCTGATTCACCCCTCGGAAATCGTGACGATCGGCGGAGCCGCCCTCGGCGCACTCATCGCCAGTTCTCCCACGAAGGTCCTCAAGGACATCATGCACGGGCTGATCGCCCTGCTGAAGGGGGGGAATTCGGACAAAAAGACCTACACCGAGGTCTTTCAGGTGCTGTACCACTTCTTCCGCATCGGGCGGCGCGACGGCCTGCTCGCCTGGGAATCGCTGTTGAGCGAATCGTCGGATACGGTCTTCGGAAAATACCCCCGCGTGGCGAAGGACCATCACCTCGTCGAATTCATCAGCGGCGCATTGACGGCGGCCTCGGAAGGGATCGAAGCGAATCAGCTTCAGGAGATGCTCGAAACCGAAATTCGCGTGATGGACGAAGAGCATCACGCGGTGACCGGCGCCCTGTCGCGAACAGCGGACGCCCTGCCCGGCTTCGGGATCGTCGCGGCCGTGCTGGGGATCGTGATCACCATGCAGGCGATCGACGGCCCGGTGGAAGAAATCGGCCATAAGGTGGGTGCGGCCCTCGTGGGAACCTTCCTCGGGATTCTGATGTCGTACGGCGTACTGGGACCGGTAGTCGGCCGCATGGAGTCGATGGGCGCTGAGGAAACGACGCTGCGTCAAACGATTGCCGCTTCGATTGTCGGCTTCGTCGACGGCGGCACACCCAAAGTCGTGCTCGATAAGGCCCGTCGCGGTATCCCGACCGGCGCCCGCCCGACGGTGCATGAGATGGAAGAGCTGTACAAGGAAGTTGAGAAATAA
- a CDS encoding DUF1559 domain-containing protein, giving the protein MIARRRRRKGFTLIELLVVIAIIAILVSLLLPAVQQAREAARRSQCKNNLKQMGLAMHNYLDAFTRFPPVSVLPTGRTFEPYSGHVRLLPYIEQANLAKLIDWNVSSEFTTNPVAAMTRVAIYMCPSETNDRPRQTPTLVHYPLNYGFNEGTWFIYDPVTGNVGDGMFHPNRAYRPADVTDGLSNTLGAAEVKAYQPNVWDTSNPASLNVAPPANPAAAAAYATGTFDSNGHTEWVEGDVHESGFTTTFNPNAVFSYTNGGVTYDIDLTSMRDGESITVPTYAAITSRSYHTGLVNALLMDGSVRTVSNNIDLGVWRAVGTRGGSETKSLE; this is encoded by the coding sequence ATGATTGCACGCCGCCGACGCCGCAAGGGCTTCACGTTGATCGAACTGCTGGTGGTGATCGCCATTATCGCCATCCTGGTCTCATTGCTGCTGCCGGCCGTGCAGCAGGCGCGGGAAGCGGCCCGTCGGTCGCAGTGCAAGAACAACCTCAAGCAGATGGGGCTGGCGATGCACAACTATCTCGACGCCTTTACACGATTTCCCCCGGTGTCGGTGCTCCCTACCGGGCGAACCTTCGAGCCGTACTCCGGGCATGTGCGTCTGCTGCCGTACATCGAACAGGCGAACCTGGCGAAATTGATTGACTGGAACGTCAGCTCGGAGTTCACGACCAATCCCGTCGCAGCAATGACCAGGGTCGCGATTTACATGTGCCCGAGCGAAACGAATGATCGCCCCCGGCAGACGCCGACGCTGGTGCATTACCCGTTGAACTACGGTTTCAACGAAGGAACGTGGTTCATCTATGACCCGGTCACCGGCAACGTCGGCGACGGCATGTTTCATCCCAACCGCGCGTATCGTCCCGCGGATGTGACGGACGGCCTCAGCAACACGCTGGGCGCGGCCGAAGTGAAGGCCTACCAGCCGAACGTCTGGGACACGAGCAACCCGGCCTCGCTCAATGTCGCTCCGCCGGCCAATCCCGCGGCGGCGGCGGCTTATGCCACTGGAACGTTCGACTCCAACGGGCACACTGAATGGGTCGAAGGGGACGTGCATGAATCCGGTTTTACCACTACGTTCAATCCGAACGCCGTGTTCTCCTACACGAACGGCGGGGTGACGTACGACATCGACCTGACCTCGATGCGGGATGGAGAGTCGATCACCGTTCCGACGTACGCGGCGATCACGTCTCGCAGTTATCACACGGGACTTGTGAACGCTCTGCTCATGGACGGCAGCGTGCGGACGGTGAGCAACAACATCGACCTGGGCGTTTGGCGCGCGGTGGGCACCCGCGGCGGCTCGGAAACGAAGTCGCTGGAGTAA